One Heyndrickxia oleronia genomic window, AATAATAGAGTCTAAACAAGATCCTCATTTATGGATAGAAAGAATGACGCATATTGAAAATTTCCTCCATCCTCAGCTGAAGGATCAATTTATTTCTTAGAGACAACTTACTCTCGAAAGGATGAAAGGAGAATCATATGGATAAAGAAACGATTATTTGTCGCTGTGAGGAGTTAAGTTATGAGGAAATTGAAGAGGTGATTCGTCTAGGGGCGGAATCCTTTGATGACATTAAACGAATTACACGATGTGGCATGGGGCCATGTCAAGCAAAGATGTGTGCTGATCTTGTCTCACAAATGATTCATGAACAAACAAGAAAAGAGTATGAGGAGATCCCGCTCCCACGAACAAGAATGCCTATATCACCTATTTCAATAGAAACATTGTCTACAAACAGTCAACATTTTTCTGCTGTGAAGTCGGTTCTTGATGAGGTTGAGCTCGAAGATGGGAAGGTGAGATGAAATGAATACAGCCTATGAAACGATTATCGTTGGAGGGGGAGTCATTGGAAATAGTATTGCCTACCATCTATCTGAACGGTATAAAGAGGGCGTCCTCGTCATTGATAAAAAATATCCCCTA contains:
- a CDS encoding (2Fe-2S)-binding protein translates to MDKETIICRCEELSYEEIEEVIRLGAESFDDIKRITRCGMGPCQAKMCADLVSQMIHEQTRKEYEEIPLPRTRMPISPISIETLSTNSQHFSAVKSVLDEVELEDGKVR